AGTGATTCATTATATTGGCGGTGGTCATATAGTCGATAACGTTAGCGATGAGTTACACCCAGTGTCACAGGCTTACCCAGAGATTGCTGTACTAAGTCATTGGCAACATTTTAATCGTCTAATGCCAGCGTTAATGCGTTGATACTGAATATAAGGGACAACATGGATAACAAGTCGAATTCAGAACTCGCGCGATTAGAGCAAGCGGCAAGAGCTGCGTGGTTATATTACGTCGCGAAGAATACTCAAGATGAAATTGCCCAAAAATTAGAAGTATCAAGACAGTCAGCACAACGTTTAGTCGCATTAGCGGTTAGTGAAGGGTTAATTAAAGTCCGTTTAGATCACCCCATTGGTAAATGTATGGAGTTGGGCCAACAGTTAACCCAAGCTTTTAATTTATTGGAATGCGAAATTGTACCCAGCGATCCTGCTGATGACAGTTCCGTGCACGGTTTAGCGCAATGTGGTGCAGGCGTGTTAGAGCGGTACTTAAAGTCTGAACAACCTAAAACTTTAGCCTTTGGTACCGGACGAGCACTCAAAGCTTGTATCGATGAGTTACCTTCGATGCAATGTCCACAGCATAAAATAGTGTCGTTATTAGGCAACATGATGTTAGACGGTTCTGCATCAGCATTTGATATCGTAGTCAGCATGGCTAATCGAGTGCAGGCTAAGCATTACCCTATGCCATTACCCGTTATTGCGACTTCAGTAGCGGAAAAGCAGTTATTGCATGACTTAGCGCCGGTAAAAAGTATTTTTGAATTAGTTAAACAAGCAGATGCCACTTTTGTTGGTATTGGGCATATGGGCGCAGAGTCACCATTATTGCTCGATGGTTTCATTAATCAGTCACAGTTAACCGAGTTAATTAATGACAATGCCACTGGTGAAATCATCAGTTGGGTGTATAACCAGCAAGGGCAGTTACTCGAGCATTCAATGAATCAATTGGTGATGAGCTCACCGTTGAGAATTGATTCAAATAAACCTGTTTATGGCATTGCTGCTGGTCAACATAAAGTTGATGCAATATTTTCAGCATTGCAAGGTCGCTTAATTAATTCATTGATAACCAATGAATATACAGCTGAAAGAATATTAGCAAAGCTAAAGTAAATGATTAAATAAAATGATGTTTAACATTGAAATTAGATCAATAACGCGTGAATAATTTATAAAAATAATGTGAATATGAATGGGGTTATTATTTCAACTCAATAGAAATAATAAATAGTCAGTAAAGGAAATATAGTATCACTTTATCATCGATTTTTGGTGAGGGTTTTACTTATTCCCTAAATAGGAATATAAAAATAATGACAACAAGTCAACATGAGGCTTCATTCAAACAAATGAATGAAGAGCAGCTGCCTGTAGCTAAAAATAAATTACATGGTTGGAAACACTTTGCAGGTTTATATGCTGGGGAGCA
The nucleotide sequence above comes from Shewanella sp. Arc9-LZ. Encoded proteins:
- a CDS encoding sugar-binding transcriptional regulator, which translates into the protein MDNKSNSELARLEQAARAAWLYYVAKNTQDEIAQKLEVSRQSAQRLVALAVSEGLIKVRLDHPIGKCMELGQQLTQAFNLLECEIVPSDPADDSSVHGLAQCGAGVLERYLKSEQPKTLAFGTGRALKACIDELPSMQCPQHKIVSLLGNMMLDGSASAFDIVVSMANRVQAKHYPMPLPVIATSVAEKQLLHDLAPVKSIFELVKQADATFVGIGHMGAESPLLLDGFINQSQLTELINDNATGEIISWVYNQQGQLLEHSMNQLVMSSPLRIDSNKPVYGIAAGQHKVDAIFSALQGRLINSLITNEYTAERILAKLK